GGGGcaataaattgattttcacCATTCGGgatgggtttgggtatgggttcggggtgagTACTTATATCCTCGTTACCCGTTCCGTACCCGTGTTCTaaaatcggggaaaacccaaacTCATTCAAAGCGGAAAAAATCCGTCAAATTGAGTTTGGTTCGGACGGGTATCCACGgatatgggttttgttgccatgcttAATGTTGACCACTATGTTTTTTGAAGCTCCCCTCGTGGTTGATGTTGATACTTTTCTCAAGTGTATTAAATCGTTCCCTAAAGAGACATCTTATATGAATGTGGTTACATATGAATGTATAGGTATATCCAAACTCTTGGACAGCAACAATGGTGTCATTGGATAACCAAGGTATGTGGAATTTGAGATCAGCCATATGGGAAAGACAATATCTTGGACAACAGTTGTATCTAAGAGTGTGGAATGCACAACGTACTGCAGCCAATGAATATGACATTCCTAATAATGCTCTGCTTTGTGGCAAAGCATTGGGACATCATCCTTAGAGTATACGTTTTCAACCATTTATTTATTGGTGTTTTATTCTAGTCATGAGAGCTTGACTACAGCTAGATTTTTTATTCCTTAAGAAGATGATATAGGACACTAGAGGGAGaagttattttctcaaatttgtgACAGTCTGGACTTATATTGAGAGAAATCATGTACTGAAATTTCTTCGCCAATTTATTTTCATACGGGCACTTCCCGATAATATGGTAACCAACGTCGCACAATCCATGAGCATGCATGGTTATTTTACTAGCAATTTCTGAATTCAAATAAGCAGACACATTCAGTTGCTAATAATATGTCTCCGCAATCTCTTGAAGATATGCACAAAGCTCTTTCGGTTTAGAGAACATAGGCATGTGGTCAGCATCAACAATCACTTTGACATCATTAGCAGGGTTTCGTTCAATCATTGATAGCTGAAAATCATGCTCTAACACTTTGTCTTGTTGGCACACAATGAAGACTTTGGCAACAGTTCCATGGTTATCTTTTGTGACTTTTGTTTTCTCTTGTAATAGTTCTTCATCACCATAGCTCCTAGCTGGCCTTAGTAATGACAATGCAAGGGACAAGTCCTGGTTCATATATAAGCATTTCAGAAAGTTATAAGCATCTTATTTATTTCACAAAGAATTTAAAAGTATTTTGGCATTTTTATGTGTGTGTTACATTAAGCATATTGATTAGCCAGCATACCTCAGGTGGAGATAGTTGATACAATTTGGTTGCTAAGAATTGTGGTCCAAATAACATGGATCCATTTCGTTTATCATTAGGGCTATCATCAAGCATAATCTTTGTGTCCAAGCTGGAATCAATTCTTTGTGTATTCTGCAATTCACAAATTGAAACTATATAACagtaattgaagaaaaaatacggttgctttcaattttttacaggctagtttttttttttatcgttcCGTGCGATTTGAGTCTAAACTTAGGGGTgtattgtattttctttttggttaaaTTGCACTTTTAATCCCCAAACTTtcacaaattgacaattttaatCCACCAAATTTAAAGTATCACTGTTGACGAAGCAAACACAATTTTGGGACCAAAATTACTGGTTTGTATTAGTTGAGGGTACAAAAGTGTAATTTAGCCGaataataaatatgtatataacATTTCAGtcatgaaatttgattttaatatatgcattgacttggtcaaaattatGAAGAACGACACTTTTGCAAAAGAGGCTAAAATTGGAGCACAAAAGTGTAATTTTTAaagtttagggaccaaaattgtcGGTTTGTAAAAGTAAGGGCGAAAAGTATCATTTAACCTAGTGTTTTGGATGCTTTCAAGTAAGTACTTCGTCattgtattttatttcaattaagcACTTTGCATTTAAAATTGCAGTGACGAAACTAGCTTAATTTTTAAGCACTTCACcttatagttaaaaaaaaaaaaaaaaaaagggcaaaACCACTctttatcttcatttttaatttcaagtAAGTACTTCATCAttgtattttaattcaaaatagtCCTGCACGTTTTAAATTGCAGTGGCGGAGCTAGCTTACAAATATAAAGCACAagtattatatttaaaattcaatGTATTAACCTTAACCACTAAAAAAGAGCTTCACAATAACTATTACTGGTGCAAAGTACAACACTTGTCATAACATACACTTGAGATATGGCTCACGACTCTCTAGtcttaaatttaatattctCCTTGACTATAAACAAACAAGCAAAAAAGTCGTCTTCAAACAACATAGTAGTGATTTGAGATACGTTTTTCATGGGATAAGATTAACTCATGTGATATTGGACCtgtttattatagttttttataaaatagatttttgtagtgtaatatatttttatttaaaaaaatttaacaaagaaTTTTTTCAGGAaagttttgaataaaaaatcgGCTTGAATAGCTTATCTTAAAATATCATTCTagatatttcatcattttgttataattttttgatactaaaatgttgaaaaaatctctaaaaaaaaaactatttcaaatagcttttcataaaaatcatttttgaaatatatcatttaaaaaaaaatgcgatttttactatgtaaaatATTGAACAATAAATATTTAGGTAAGTGAATgtcaaaatatcttttttaacttataacaaatgagtttgaaataacttatactatttttgagtaaatttccaaaaaatctatttttaaaaatacaaaagaaaatctatttttttagaatCTATAACAAACGGACCCATTTTCGTCGGAGGAAATAGCAAAGTTAAACTCCTCACCATTCAATTTCTTATGACATTGCCCCTTTTGTGATAGAGATAAATGAGTGACTGAAACTCAATTATAACACAAATAATAAAGGAAGCGGATGTTTTCCATTGTTTATTGCCTCATTAGAGGAATCATCGCATcaataatttattgatttattgatGCGGTGATTcacttaaataaaatagatcTTATTTCTAATAGTagaatacctttttttttcacTCAAGGGTAGGTTTGTGAGTTCTGTAGTTTGCTTTAAAGAATTGATTCTAGCATGtttagttgttgttgagtgaaaTTGAATATGCctttagaattgattctacttgaacctcaaatttttagtttttaatttttttgactttCACACACAAATTTATAGCTCATCTCACTTTCGCATAAATTTATCTAAACACATACCACTTTtggtcaaaattatttttaatcaaaatcaatttttacacaatcaattctatcaaaattaaTTGTCTCCATTGAGATAAATTGTCACATAACTTGCCTTATCATCACTAAGACGTCATCTAACTTTAGCATCTATATTACTAAAAGATGAAATTAAAAGATGAATGAGAGATAAATTTTGATCACGATATTATGTAATCAAAATTGCATGTATGCACTCTTACCGTCAAAAGATTTCTAGTTGTCCGATTAAGGTTGGAGGATTCTTTATTTTACGATGgagtttatcatatttttttatgaatcttaccctttttttttttttttaatcttaccCTTCTAAAGTGAGTAATTCACTTTATAGCGTACACATATGTGCAATATCCATCATTAATTAACATATTAAAGGTAGAAATTATAGATATAGAATAACAAATGAAATTATGAGTTTGTTACAATAACAAccattaattttcttaatttacaTTTTATCCACTTTAGATGATCCTTGCCCATATATTATACGgatttcttttattcttttttgtttggatagATAATTCTTTAGATTATacatagaaatcaaattttattcaccccaactattttatttttgaattttttgaatttatgttCTCCTCACTAGATACGTCACATATGCATGTACATGCATATGTTGCCAAAGATGATGATAACTATTACATAAGAAATATGAGAAAGATCAAAATAAGGATAGTCAAGTACCTCTTGGAGTAGACTCAAGTAGCTTAGATCAGGAGAAGGCATGAAAGCTGTAACAAATACAGCAGCTGCAATTTTCTTTGGAAATAATTCCATGGCCACAGATATACACATCCCACCCAAGCTATGACCCACTAGAATAACTCTCTGATCTTGTGGCAGTGACCTTAGAAATTCAATCAACGGTTCATAATAATCTGTGACAGAATCCAGCTCATGCACTTGCTTTGGATGGATTCCAGAAGCAGCCATGTCTAGTGCTGTGACTTCGTGTCCAGCAGATTTTAACAGAGCAATAATCTTGTACCAACACCATGCCCCATGGCAAGATCCATGAATCAACACGAAATGTCTCTTAATCTCAGTATTCATCTACCTTTTTTAGTGCTCTGCTATGTTGGCTTAGtccgagaaaaaaaaaacaagattctTATAAACAAGGGGCTTGATGGTATAGGTGGGCCATGAcccaaaaaaatttcttaaaaaattatagggGGCGGCTGGGTTGGTGTTAAATAAGGACGGACATAGACGGAAAACACTTGGTGATATTGGGGTGCCAATGTCAGTGATATTGGCCAACTAAAATATTCACAAGtgtacaaaaacataaaaaactcTTTTTAGTGATAGAGaagaaaacatgattttttttttatttttttatctttttatacaCTTGTGACATATGGTTGACCAACGTCGCATGACATTGGCACCCCAATGTCACCCAAATGCTAGCAACCTAGACATGGTGGTTTGGTGTGgttaaattataaaagaaactatttagTGCacatttgatttataatatatatatatatatatatatataatgcgaaaatgaaataaaaaaaacactgcAACAAAATGGCTAAGGCGTGTCTGTTTTACCTATATATGTCTTAGGTTCGAATCTCATTCATAgcactttttatcatttttcagcACTGGGAATTGAACCATAGACGCGCCTTTAGTTAAAGGACAAACATTATCGAATTATATGGTATATATTAGTTTTTCGATctactatattaaaaaaaaaaaaaaaaaaaaaaggaaaattacaCTCACCTCTCCTGAGATTTTACTAAACAACACAAAGACCCCCTCTAGTTTTAAAAAATCACTCACTCTTTAAATGTTAACAGTGTTTATCATCGTTACATGGAGATTGATCTGTTTTGTCTTCTTCAGCCTCTCTCTCTCCCATCAACCACTCATCCACTTTTGTTTTCGTTTTCTTCTGATTCAATCTTCAAACTTAAAAGTTATCAATGTTCCTTAAATTTCCTTGTTGAATCATTAAACTCAAATCCACCATATTTGATTTGGGAGAATActgaatatatttttagattggcttaattgcacttttggccccctatcttttcaaaagttgcgattttaaccccctaactaattaaaatacaaaacaaccttctatgtattggatctttggcagtttcgGCCCCCAAAGTGGAAAGATAggaggccaaaactgccaaagatccaatacatagggagttgttttgtattttaattagttaggggccaaaatcataacttttgaaaagatagagggccaaaagtgcaattaagccttttagaTTTGTGGGTAAGTTCAAGCATCATTCACAGATATCATATGGAATAAAGTGGTGTCTTTTAAAGTGTCTCTTTTAATATGAAGATTGTTGAATTAAAGACTTTCaactaaatataatttaattcatcATGGAGTTCTTCAACCAAGATCGTTGTTATGCTCGGGTGATTGTGGGATGGTAGAATATGGTGAATCATGTCTTCTTGGATTTCGATTTTTTTGGGAAGTAGTTTGGTCCTTCGTTTTGAAGTGGTTAGGGATATCTAGCGTGCTTTCATCTGATATTGGTTTGCAATCTTCTCAGTTGGATGGTGTCCATCTCCTCCGGAAGATATTTGCATCTCTCTTCAAATAATGTGGCTAACTACTATATGAATAATTTGGAAGGACCGTAACCTTCATATTTTTCACAATAAAGAGTCATCTAACGCTTAGATGGTTGATAGGATGAAACTCCATTCTTGGTGGTggtttaggctttgtttgcgagtttggaagaaaaaataaataaaggagcaagtggaagaaatagatgaCATTGAGAGGagaattctttaaatttaatctatatagttataatatttttaaaattaaaaatatattaatcataagcattgGTTTATCCTTATTTAAAAAAcgactctttcaaaaaatgtgaaagattttagCATTTTGTCTTATATTTCCAACCCTCGAAAGCATTCCCTTCCACTCCCCTCCAACctcccaaacaaaaccttaaGGTGTAtaagcctaatttttttttttattttctttttgtttgctGTTTTTTCAACACTTTATATTGGTTTCTTATTAGACACGTCTTATgcttaacttcattttttttttatttatgtatattttttggcttctaaaaaaaacatataaacacaAATGTTATGTACACATTATCAGCACagccaattttaaaaaaaaaaaactagtagaGCATGAAAAAACTGTATTCCACATGTTTGCGTTGTAACTCCCACCACCAATTTATCTATTTTGGATAATGGATGGATAGGGTACATAAATGTATCTTTCGTATGAATATGATGGTGGTAGCTTGTGTTACATACATGCATGATACAGAAAAGGAAAAACTGACAGGTCTACTCTACGTGTTCATCTTTTTTTGTCGTAATAGAGAAATTAACCTTGCCATTTCCAGGTTCCCTCAAGTTTTTCGAGTGAAATTTTTTACCTTTATTTCGTaggtatttgattttttatttctatatttttgtatatagtTCTCATGACCTTGCAATGCAACGATCGTCTGATTGTACAATTCGatccttgacaaaaaaaaaaatattgtacaatTCGATCcaattaatttaacaaatatcCGAAATACATTTaagggtaaatacctcttttcgtccttgtaatattagtgaattccggttttagtccctgtaaaaaaaagatttagattatgtccatgtaatttcagattcttccacttttggtccctcatttcaccacgtcagcagaatctgcatacatggcacgtaaaataagggaccaaaaatggaggaatctgaaattacagaatcaaaagtgggaggaatttgaaattacagggacgtaaTTTATGCATATTCTGCTGATGTGATGAAAGGAgtgaccaaaagtggaagaatatgaaattacagggacaaaatctaaatttttttttttacagagactaaaattaaaattcgctaatattacggGAATGAAAAGAGATATTAACCCTACATTTAAATATAGTGATTGGATTTAAAGCACCGAAACTGCATGCCATGCCACCAATTCCCGGTTCCAACCTATCAAATCCAATTAATGTTGAGGTTTTgctcaacaaaaaagaaaattaatgtaGAGGTTTTGGGTTGAAATTAAACTATTGAATCAATACATGGTGATtcggaaaagaaaaaaaaaattgacataatgATTGAACCGTAGCTTATTTGGGGATTTTGGAAGTAGATGAGTACTCCATGATCCATGATTTTTTTGGTGTCCATGATCCATGACGACGGCTAATAGAATTTAGAACAGAATTTAGAATGCGTATACATGCAacaaatatatagtttttttctaACAAAATAATAGACATATAGTTGCagataaaatattgtaaaaacagAGGACAAACCATTTTCAACGAAATTGACATCTAAATCTAAATGGGATTTGGTTTTGATATATTATTGTTAATGACCGGCAAAGAATAATCTTAGCGGGAGGTGAGTAAgtgattgaataaaaaaataaatgagtgaATGGGTGGTTCCTAACATAGTCAATCTCGGATAGCATTGTGTATCGGTCGACTTCAAAAGTGAGACAGCGGTATGACAAATAATGatcattcatattttattattattttttggacaaattaTATAACATTGTGTATCGGTCGACTTCAAAAGTGAGAAAGCAATTTTCTTTAACTTAATTCAATCACCTTACAATTAAGTCCAGTTTGATGGCTTGCTCAAGCAAAAATTCCAGTCAGATGGGATAGATTGTGACCATCTACCTCCCAATACCTTAGCCATTAAATCATTACGTGCCCAAGTTTGTTTCATCGGTTAAATTTAATGTAAGTATCCAAAGTCCAAACTCGTGGACAGCAACATTGGAGTCATTGAATAATCAAGTATGTAGAACTTCAGGTCAACCATATGGAAAAGACACCCCCGCAGACGGTGAGTAGGATATTCTTTAGGGCATCCGTGatgaaaaaacttatttttaggtATTTAAATGCGTCTCAAACATACAtatatctttttataaaaaatgttaatttgtgtcaTTAAAGCACAAGTTAATgagttaaaaatgaaaataatttgttgtAATCAatgtatttgaatttaatttttatttttaattaattgaatacataaaatttaagaaaatgtgtTTACTTTTGGATTGCTTAACATGTGTTCTTATGACGTAAGTTAGCAAGacttatcatttatttataatcttttaatAGAAATATCCTGTAAACACTTAATCCCTTCAACCTAACAATtcatacaaatttcttaaatgtaACTCACTAATTATCGATcaataactaaataaaattgcatttcaatattttaatctCAATTTATCTATCATTAAGTACTCAAAATTATTTTCCTCTAATGagataccacaaaaaaaaaaaaaaaaaaaattcttaaacatgAGACATTCTCTCATTAAAGATGGTCTTATAATGCTTTGTTTTGCAGAAAAACATTGCGACATCATCTTTAGAGTATATACATTTTCAACCATTTATTGTTAGTTTTATTCTAGTCATGAAGCTTGACTACAactagacttttttttattaagaagaaTATATAGGATTAAAGGGAGAAGTTAATTTCTCAAGTTTATGACAATCTTAACATATATTTGAGAAATTTGTTGTTTTGAACTTCTAActagtttattttcatttgtgcTCATCCCCAACGTAGCACTTAACACCGCTCAAACAACTCAAATTGATAGAAGGATTAGATAAATATATTGAGGAATAATTTAGAGACGTAGGTTTTAATAATTTAcagattaatttaaaaattatggtAATGAACAAGTTTAATAGGTGCATAAACTCTTTTAAATACCCTCCTTTTTTATCGCTCATCTATCACATCATGGACACTTTTCTTATCAAATTTTCATGCCAAAATGCACTCTTTGACCAATGCTTAAGCAATGAATGTGTGGAATGTGTAAGAGTTTTGTGTCATAAGTCGTGCATGTCATCATTATGATGATACAACTCATGTTACTGCTGAGATAGGGGAGGTTGGGAGCCACATTGTACATAGAAAAGACTCAAATACTGTAAAGGAGGGGCTAGTTTTGGATGCAAGGTTGTTAGAGGAAGTCCTTTAAGTACATATCTTCACTCTGAAGAGTGTTCCTCATAGTTGTCGTCTTACATTAATGATGTTCTTTATCAGGTTGTTGATATCCCCAGGGTTCAACTATTATTGTTTCCTATTTTCACATCACATGTGTTCAAGCTGTAGACTATGTAGGATTGACTTTTGGTAATTGACAATCTTTCAATAACATCACATTTTGGGTTGTTTGGCTTAGCGGAGAGAAGGTGACAATCACGCCAAGTTTCTTGATTGTGCGTTGAGTTGGTCTAGAAAAGATGGTATGAGTAATGGCGGAGATTATTATGAGGAGATAGAAAAGAGATGGACAATGCCTTCATGTTCATGGTGTTACCGATTGGAACTTCACATCAGCTGTGAAGGTGTTTTGTCATCTGGAGTGCCCTCATATAATGAAGATACCATGGAAATTTTTAGGTCAAACACTTGTATAGGTCACCTCCCTATATGTCGACCACTGTGTTTTTTGAAGCTCCCCTCGTGGTTTACATTGTTCTCAAGTTTATTAAATTGTTCCCTAAAGAGACATATTGTGGTAGAGATGGTTTGCGGACCCAACACCTATTAGACGCGTTGTGTGGAGAAGAGTCGGTTGTGGCAAAAGATCTTTTATGTGCTATCACTTCATTGGTTAACTTATGGCTAGGAGAAAGATTCCCCTTGAGTTTGGTATAGAGTTTGTAGCTTATGCGCCCTTGACAATGTTGTTAAATTCAGGCGGTGGAATACACCCTATTGTAGTAGGTAGTATTTGGAGGCATTTGATATCCAAGTTTGCTACGAAAGAAGTTGGAAAATATATGACAAATATCTCAATGACTTTCAATTTGGTGTTGGAGTTTCAAGTGGTGTATATGTCATTTTGCATACTGCCAACATGATGTTGAGCCAGTGACTTGGAGATGGTTTTGTGACTATGCTCACAATAGATTTCTAGAATGTTTTTAACTTGGTAGACAAGTCAATATTGTTGCGTGAGATGAGATTAATATGCCCATCTATTTTTTATGGGTTGAGTTTCTTTATCGTCAGGCATCGAGATTATACCTTGGTGATAAACATATCATGTCAGCCACTGGAGTGCAACAAGACAACACGTTATTGACGCtccttttttctcttttgttacACCCTCTTATTCATCAATTCAAAGATAGTTGCAAGCTTCTTTTTCATGCTTGGTATCTTGATGATGGGACTCTTGTAGGAGATTCAAATGAGGCTGCTAAAGCACTGAACATCATTCGGGAATTTGAGCCATAATTGGGCCTTGAACTGGATATTCGTAAGACCGAAATCTTTTGGCCTTCAAGTGATGGTAATAAGAATCATATGGGGGTTTGTTTCCTTCAAACATTAGGAAGCCGACTTTGGGGGTGAAATTTCTCGGAGGAGCTATTAGCCGAGATAAATGCTTTATTAGAGGTTGACCATGAAGAGAGCTTTCAGGGTTGTTGAGTTAGTGCATCTTCTTCCACAACTAAGAGATTCTCATACTGAGCTTCTTCTACTTCGATCATACATGGGTATCACCAAAGTTTTCTTTGGCCTAAGGATGTGCCAACCAATTCACATGGAAGAAGCGACTATGTTGTTCGATAAAGAGTTGTGTGGAGTGGTTGaggatattgttgttgatggggATCCTTTCTTTAGGGACCTTCAACGGAGGTTGACTTCTTTACCTATCAGGTTTGAGGGTTGAGTTTATATACAACAGTAGAGTCTTCCTCGTATGCTTTTGTGGCTTCCTAGATACAGTCTTGGGTGCTGCAAGATCTTATTTTGAGAGACGATGAGAGTGTAGAAAGATTCCCCTGGAGTTTGGTATAGATCTTATTTGTAGTATGTACTCgaattttgacaatattttggaTGGTCTTCGTGGTACGATTCCAGATTTTGACGTTAACAGTTTTACTAGCAAAGACATCGTCcctcctaaaatataaaatgttttggCGAGTGCTCTTTTTAGTAAAAGTGTTCAAGATATGAAAATGAAGTTTGCATACaacacattttcaaaatttccttCAGGCTATCCCCTATTATTGGATATTGAAAAAAAGTGATAACTTAGAGACAAATCAATTTATTCTTTACTGAAGTTCTTGAGTGATGGTACATTGATATTTAATCTTCATAATCATCGGTAATACTTTCTAAATTGAAATCAACAGGCATATTAATTTGCTAATAATATGCCCCCGCAATTTCTTGAAGATATGCAAAAAGCTCTTTTGGTTTGGAGAACATGGCCATGTGATCAGCATCAACAATCACTTTGACATCATTAGCAGGGTTTCGTTCAATCATTGATAGCTGAAAATCATGCTCTAACACTTTGTCTTGTTGGCATACAATGTAGACTTTTGCAACAGTTCCATAGTTGTTTTGTGTGACACTTGTTTTCTCTCCTAATAGTTCTTGATCAGCAAAGCTACGAACAGGTCTTATTAATGACATTGCAAGGGACAAGTCCTGGTTTATATATAagcatttcaaaaaaatataagtatcgTATTTATTTTCCAAAGAATTTAAAAGTATTTTGTATGCATTTTTTGTGTGTCAACATAAGCCAGCATACCTCAGGTGGAGATAGTTGATACAACTTGGTTGCTAAGAATTGTGGTCCAAATAACATGGATCCATTTGGTTTATCATTAGGGCTATCATCAAACATAATCTTTGTGTCCAAGCTGGAATCCAATCTCTGTTGATACTGCAATTTGCAAAATGAAGTTATAGAACAGtaattgatgaagaagaaaaaaatggttactatttttttttataggctacgttttttcattcttttccaaaatttgatttttttttctttctaaaattttgattttaaaattaggggtatgatgttgatttttggAACGTTGCTATTCTTTCATGTGTTTGGACACTTTAACCCTTATATATTTAAGAAAAGGACACAACTACTCTTTgtcttaatttttaatttaaagttagaattttatcattttttttaactccaATGCAGTCCCTCATGATCTAATCGTCAATTCCAATGCAACTGTCAACAAAATGATCCACTTGCATTGAAAAATTTAGTCCTTTAAATCTGTTTTGAGACTAATTCTCAAGTAGTCAACGAGACAtctaacttttatattttttttaatgaagttgaGCTACCTTAATATATCctatttcaattttagtttataATGATATACTTTAATTTTGATATGATTTAAAGTTGGCGTAGACTAGGTCATAAGTCTCTATTGGCCGGTTTGGCTAATTTCTATTCCTaatgtttattatatttttgccAAGGAGAATTCTTTTagattactaaaaaaataaaaaatgtaaaaagaatTATTTATGCTCCCAGCTagattatttttgaaatttctatttttaacttatgtcttttttttttttttttgagggaatttttAACTTATGTCTTATTCACTTGATTCTCCACATATGCATGCATTATAAATTCACTTGATTAGCCACATATGTATGCATTATTATGACTTATGTCTTATTCACTAGATTAGCCACATATGTATGCATCGTGCATATGTTCCC
Above is a genomic segment from Medicago truncatula cultivar Jemalong A17 chromosome 5, MtrunA17r5.0-ANR, whole genome shotgun sequence containing:
- the LOC11407062 gene encoding methylesterase 3, which gives rise to MNTEIKRHFVLIHGSCHGAWCWYKIIALLKSAGHEVTALDMAASGIHPKQVHELDSVTDYYEPLIEFLRSLPQDQRVILVGHSLGGMCISVAMELFPKKIAAAVFVTAFMPSPDLSYLSLLQENTQRIDSSLDTKIMLDDSPNDKRNGSMLFGPQFLATKLYQLSPPEDLSLALSLLRPARSYGDEELLQEKTKVTKDNHGTVAKVFIVCQQDKVLEHDFQLSMIERNPANDVKVIVDADHMPMFSKPKELCAYLQEIAETYY
- the LOC11409423 gene encoding salicylic acid-binding protein 2 — translated: MDTSHFVLVHGACHGAWCWYKIITLLKSAGHEVTSLDMAASGIHPKQVHELDSVTDYYEPLIEFLRSLPQDQRVILVGHSLGGMCISVAMELFPKKIAAAVFVTAFMPSPDLSFLTLLQEYQQRLDSSLDTKIMFDDSPNDKPNGSMLFGPQFLATKLYQLSPPEDLSLAMSLIRPVRSFADQELLGEKTSVTQNNYGTVAKVYIVCQQDKVLEHDFQLSMIERNPANDVKVIVDADHMAMFSKPKELFAYLQEIAGAYY